Proteins from one Caldibacillus debilis DSM 16016 genomic window:
- the gmk gene encoding guanylate kinase → MEKEKGLLIVLSGPSGVGKGTVRKEIFSNPERNLVYSISATSRPKRPGEVDGVDYFFKTREQFEEMIERGELLEYTEYVGNYYGTPLEYVKKTLEEGKDVFLEIEVEGAKQVREKFPDGIFIFLIPPSLKELEKRIKNRGTESDETIKNRMEVAKEELKMMGLYDYVVENDEVKEACRKIKAIIEAEHCRRFRIQNKLEKLLGGC, encoded by the coding sequence TTGGAAAAGGAAAAAGGACTTTTGATCGTTTTATCCGGACCTTCAGGAGTCGGCAAGGGAACGGTCCGAAAGGAAATTTTCTCCAACCCGGAAAGGAACCTCGTCTATTCCATCTCCGCCACTTCGAGGCCGAAACGGCCCGGAGAAGTCGACGGCGTCGATTATTTTTTCAAAACCCGCGAACAGTTTGAGGAGATGATCGAGCGGGGCGAGCTGCTCGAATATACGGAATATGTGGGCAATTATTACGGAACCCCGCTGGAGTACGTGAAAAAGACGCTGGAGGAAGGGAAGGATGTTTTCCTGGAGATTGAAGTGGAAGGGGCGAAACAAGTCCGGGAGAAGTTTCCGGACGGCATTTTCATCTTCCTCATCCCCCCGAGTTTAAAGGAATTGGAAAAGCGTATCAAAAACCGGGGGACGGAATCCGATGAAACGATCAAGAACCGCATGGAAGTGGCCAAGGAAGAGCTGAAAATGATGGGCTTATACGACTATGTCGTCGAAAATGACGAAGTAAAAGAAGCCTGCCGGAAGATCAAGGCGATCATCGAGGCGGAACATTGCAGAAGGTTCCGCATCCAAAACAAACTGGAAAAATTATTGGGGGGTTGTTGA
- the rpoZ gene encoding DNA-directed RNA polymerase subunit omega: MLYPSIDDLLQKVDSKYLLVTIAAKRAREIQDTKEYYLDRYVSEKNVGKALEEINAGMLTVEKPQIKDSLK; this comes from the coding sequence ATGCTTTATCCTTCCATTGATGACCTGCTGCAAAAGGTCGATTCCAAATATCTGCTTGTCACCATCGCCGCCAAGCGGGCAAGGGAAATACAGGATACGAAGGAATATTATCTCGACCGTTATGTCTCCGAAAAAAATGTCGGAAAGGCGCTGGAGGAAATCAATGCGGGGATGTTGACGGTCGAAAAGCCGCAAATCAAAGACAGCCTGAAATAA
- a CDS encoding YicC/YloC family endoribonuclease — protein sequence MVVSMTGYGRSKTENPSYTIEAEIRSVNHRFLDLHIRSTEPMMHLEEKIKKSIQKFLKRGRLDVHLNIQRRLQSAKQLNVDWTLIEDYYRFILELKKKYALADDIRLEHFLTRSEFFQFTDLREEDGEFEALLMRTVEDAAKNVLAMRKREGELLQRELLHYLSLLKKEWEELQALSPQPVERYREQLYKKINLLTNGNMDENRLLTEVALFADRIDFSEELDRLKSHFAQFEAVLAEEEPVGRKIDFLLQEMNREVNTIGSKGNDAGVSKKVVEMKSLLEKMREQAQNIE from the coding sequence ATGGTTGTGAGCATGACCGGCTACGGCCGCAGCAAGACGGAAAATCCGTCCTACACCATCGAGGCGGAGATCCGTTCGGTGAACCACCGCTTTTTGGATCTGCATATCCGTTCGACGGAGCCGATGATGCATCTGGAGGAAAAGATCAAAAAGTCGATCCAGAAGTTCCTGAAGCGGGGCCGGCTGGACGTCCATCTCAATATCCAACGCCGCCTCCAGTCGGCAAAACAATTAAATGTTGACTGGACCTTGATTGAAGATTATTATCGATTTATCCTGGAATTAAAAAAGAAATATGCGCTAGCGGATGACATCCGGCTCGAACATTTTTTGACCCGGAGCGAATTTTTCCAGTTCACCGACCTGCGTGAAGAGGACGGGGAATTCGAAGCCCTCCTCATGCGGACGGTGGAAGACGCTGCGAAAAACGTATTGGCCATGCGGAAAAGGGAAGGGGAGCTGCTCCAAAGGGAGCTCCTCCATTATCTTTCCTTATTGAAAAAGGAATGGGAGGAATTACAAGCCCTTTCCCCGCAGCCCGTTGAAAGGTACCGGGAACAGCTGTACAAAAAGATCAACCTCCTGACCAACGGAAACATGGACGAAAACAGGCTGCTTACGGAAGTGGCCCTGTTTGCCGACCGCATCGATTTTTCCGAGGAGCTGGACCGGCTAAAGAGCCATTTTGCCCAGTTCGAAGCCGTTTTGGCGGAAGAGGAGCCGGTCGGGCGAAAAATCGACTTCCTCCTTCAGGAGATGAACCGGGAAGTGAACACGATCGGATCGAAGGGCAATGACGCCGGTGTCAGCAAAAAGGTCGTGGAGATGAAAAGCCTGCTTGAAAAAATGAGGGAACAGGCGCAAAATATCGAATGA